The DNA window CGGAGGTCGGAACTCTTCTTTTTTGTCTCTGTAGTGGTTTTTGAGGAAAATATACTCTTAAAACTGTTTGTATCCTAGTTATTCTGcttcaaaaaaattctttgtttaAACAAATTGGCTCTCAATCTTTAACCCCTACCTCTCCTTCCCTCCCAGAAGGGAAAATTATTGCTGCATAAGCATTGTTTTATGTTGTGATGAAATAGACATAATTTCCATGATCCATTGCCATCTGTGATGGTGGTAAACAATAAATCCAAAGACATCtctaatctatatatatatatatatattaaaaatcctATATTAGTTCAACACTAAAGAAAGTAATACAAAATCATTCTTGTCAATCTACATAACACGCGGAaggataaacaataaaaaaactatcatataGTTCATCTCATGTTCAAATTATTTGTCTGCAGGACATACTCTTTTGAAAATCGGCAATGGAGGGGAGTTTCTCAGGCCATAGAGTACAGCATTGATCATTTCATCAGTGTTTACTATCTCAGCCACAGATTTTGGCATCCCAACTATGCCATCCATAAACGGAGACCAGGTTCCATAGCTGCTAATTTCTGGTTCGCGTTTTACTTTTGTTTCCAGCTGCAGCACCTTCCCTGGGATGTTCTTTGTGCTGTTTTTGCTCTTCCTGCCCCCAGTTGTTTTAGCCATGTTACCAACTTCCATATATGAAGACCCAGTAGTGTTGCAGCTAACATCTGGTtcgattatttttgtttttgttgccgGCTGTGGCACCTTCAATGAAATGTTCCTCGTGCTGTTTTTGCTTTGCTTGCTCATTGTAGTTTTAGCCATATTATCAACACCTGACCTGACAAATGGTTAATTTCTCATTGCAGGTAATTTCATATGTAGAAGTGAAACATAAAACTCCGGCTCCATcttatatacatatacatatacatatacatatatatccCTTGCCTTTTCCTATTCcatgatcaagaaaaatgatcttttttcagtttttttcatttgtgagaaaaaaacatttacaagtatgAATTTAGGAACTGTAATTAAATAAAGTCAGTTCCTAATTAGTATTGTTCATGAGTTAGTTGTTAGccaaaagaaaactgaaaaaagatcatctttcttgatcatagaaTAGGAAAAGgcaagggatatatatatatatatatataagtgaaGCAATTATCAGATTCTATAAGATTAACGAAAGAAAGCTGATATACAGTAGTATGTTTTGCAGAAGTACCTGGGCAggggtgttttttttcctctcatttcctttccttcttgTTCTTGGGTTCTTCAAGAAGAGGGAGGGAAGGGTTTAGTCATTGAAGGAAAACAAATGCTCGCTGAGGTACGCATTTATTTCATGTTCACGCACGCAGATTTGTATAACTGATCATGGAgttaatggaaaaataaatatgagtgaataattaataaattaactattaataatattagtttTGGTGATTGTGCTGCTTCCTTTTTAAATAAAGGATTAGATtaggaaataaaaatcaagatttacaTGCAATTGAAACCTATTCCATCAGCATATTTATACTGACATGGAAGATTTTCTAAGTAAGTTAGACTTCGTTTGTttactggaaagtagtttttattttttaaagtaaattctggaaaaaataaatttcgggaaaatgaattatttttcgatgtttggtagtgtaatgaaaaataagttggaaaacactttctagtgtttggttatatcatggaaaatagcctggaaaataacttattaatgttttatttttttcaagtttattaaaataataaggaacaaatcttacaaattaaaaagttgaatgagaatgaaattgaaaaaaaatataattttataaattatctcaaataaaataaataataatcaaaataatagagatcgaatctaaaaaataaaaaaataaaagatgaagaaattaaaataataataattagcatttcataaattatttcaaataaaataagtaacaatcaaaagaatgaggaccaaatttgatagataaaaaatttcaattaaaaaatgataaggaaaaagcaaataacaattataaaaatgaggaccaaaattaatataaaaattaaattctaagggatgaaattgaaaaacaaatatccaaaacaaaatatatatagcaatcaaaagtttgaggaccaaatttgatataatcagcaaataatatgacatttctaattttttcacaacttttgggaagtgttttccgcctaaaataaaaggaaaacactttcctgaaaaccaaaccaaatttttctttaattgaaaaatgtttttcgttgaccaacttttctaatggcaaacaaacacataaaagtttgaaaagtggttttttAGAAACCACTTTCTAGAAAACAAACGTAAAATTAAACCTAttccataatttaatttattatataattcaaaactcAGGATCATGGGGATACAAGAACTTATGCCATCAACCAAtgaagattatatatttttttcactggGACAATACATCTCTTAGAAAAACCAAGCacgaaaaggaaacaaaaacttGCCAAAAAGGCATGTCAAGAGGCAAAACCATGTCAAGGTCATCATGAATATTACTCTCCTGGTCATTCGTATTAGATATATAAGATATTCTTCACCTTCTCCGTTGCTGCTTCTTGATACAGgaggttttaagaaaaaacaatttcttagtattttttattaatttaagaaattagatattatacttaataataatttttttttttagtatgtataggaatttattttttaattttctagttcGTTTAAGTTGTATAGAAGATAATGATGTGGTTTTCGCATAATTAACTAATTGAttgacaataataaaatttcatagaCAAGTTGAAAAATTATCCATTAATTAGCGgagatataaaagaaaaaaactagaggATTGTGAGGAGAGTGATCATGAATTCATAACTAAATTTAAGAACCCGTTTTAAAGGCATGAGCGGAGGAGACAAGTACTTGATTGGGGTGAATATCATGGAGATTTTATTGATCAGCTTATGATGAGATATATATGGATTGATATTCTCCAACAATTcatgatgtttattttgatgataattatgTTAATAATGGTAAATCAAATTGGCCAGAAAGTAACATACTGAGGTGTAGTACAATGttaggtcatcatggtggtgtATAGTTTGTCCAGTTTGGGTGAGATATAAAGCATTAAATACTCCTAAAAAGTAGCTACTCGAACAACTTTTTTAGGTCAAAAGGTAAGAAATAATGAACTGTAACCAGATGATACGTTGTCTgatctgtatttttttatttattattattcaaaatgaTGCTGTTTTGgactttttagggttttaatttagggGTTTGGCCAAAGTTCAATTTGGTACTCcgacttttaatttctttcaattctatctttaattgaccataaactttcaattttatacaattttaccCCTGTCAAACTTCATTGTCAGCCCCAGATTTcaatgccttttttattttgatcattggtcctgaatttatgcaaattgaccctcaattgaccattaaactttcagttctcttcaatttcacttttgatttaaatcaatTGAGACTCTAGAGTTTAACGCATTTTCCAAAAAGATCATTAGAtgtgaatttctttaatttaacccctaattgatcctaaaactttgattttcttgcaatttaacCAATGATGTGAACCAAttgaatttgtaaaaattaagtttggtcctctaaaatttcaatcttttaaaTTAAGTCTAAATTGggctctcaaacttaatttttcacaaatcaagtccctaataaaattaatttgacccatttaaaatataattacgTCTTTGGAcctaattaaattctttaattggacctaaattaattcttaaacataattaaattttaatttggcccatgattaaatcaaatttgcttattaaaaatctaattatgtccttAGACTtcatttttatgcagattcatccaataatgatttaatttaaccttaaatATGTATTGTCTTTTCAGTCTTGGGTGCAAcggggtacaattaggctccCAATTCCATTGCAACTTGATTTTTCTGTATATTTAGAATCTTGCGCAGCTTGCTTTTTTCAAAATGCTAGTCTTAtagctattattatttattatttattttaaaaggaaaaaagggtaaaatttTGAGGAATAACTCAAAAAAGGGTTATGACATTTGACTTGGACAAaagtttttgatattaattcctaaaaataaaaaatttcttagatTTAGGATTTTGAATGAAAACTTTGACGTTAATCCTTAGAAACATGATatttcattgattatttttattttttatgaaaacggATTCAATTTTGATTGAGCCTAAGATtaacataaagaaaattatgacatgaaattttgataaaactAATTCTTTCTTAAACAATaaatcctagaaaaaaaaacaaactaagcCCTCaaaaatcttcaagtttttcttCATTCATTCATCATCTTACCAAGCAAAAACATACATCTAATCCATAACTTTTCATATTCATTATCAAAGAAATACACAAATTTTGGATTCAAACATAACTAATTCGTATTGaacttaaaatgttttttttttcatgcacaaTCATCTAAAAAAGGCAAAACACATATCTAAATCctaattcttcattttcttgaatCAAAGAAACATACCAAATCTATATCAgactaaaccctaaaaatacaaactttaggtttattattttctaagaaaataaaaaacacatatttaacccctattgtttttcatattttggaataaaaagcatttaaaatatagattaaatacaattaaaccctaaaaacacaaattttaagTTTCCGTTTAtgcatttattttctaagaaaattaaaacacatatttaaccctttaatttttcatattttgtgatagaaaatatataaaatctagaTCAAacccaactaaaaaaaaaaaaaaacacaaactttaAGTTTCCATTCATGCATTATTTTCTAGAAGGAACGAAACACATAGTTAGCCCCTATttgtttatttcatattttgtgaaaaaaaacatataaaataaagattaaaccTAACTAAAACTTGTAAACACAAActttaagttttcttttatgcattaTTTTCTAGGAAAGAACTAAAACAAAGTAACCATTTTtagaaaaaccctaagaaatGAAAAAGAGGGAGAATGGGCTATGACCAACCTTAATGTTGGTTATAGATGAGTGGGGAGATGCTATGGTGGTCCTTGGTGGCAGTGATAGTGGCTAGTTGGGGTGATGGAGTGTTTTTGgaagtttttctctttttagctTTAGGTAGCCTTTTCTCTTTAATTGTGGCTTATTTTCCTCATTTCCTCCTCTGTTCTTCTTTTATCCCTTCTGAAACTCTCTGCTTCAAAACAAACTAGTTTATGACTCAAAAACCcaactatttcttttttacCCTATTCGGTTTTTTATGTGATTAggtttgtttctcttttcttcttcttcttctttctttctttctttccttcctatCATCCCCTAACTCATTACTCTCAGCTCAAATTCTCTTTTCCTTCGCTCACTctctaatttgatattttctctctctagactAACTCCCCCTCTTTTTTCCATGgccctccatttttttttcccgatgAAACACACCACTTCACTAattctcctcttttcttttctttttcatctgtAAGTTTGGTCCttgctcatttttttattattatttttggtcaatttcaacttttgtcctaaaatcaattttaatttagcCCTTCATTGCATTCAAAATAGTCTCTCAATATTGGCTCcgttggttttttaaatttcaatttttaacaaatttcacccattttctttcaatttctttacaatttcatccttgattatattaaaaataacccttcaattataatatatttttcaatttggtcattaAGTTTCTAATTTGTACATTTTcagtcaattttgtttttaatctctatttttctcttcaattacaCCTTTGATTAAATTATCAGAATCCCTAAATTTTagtgtattttctattttggttcTTGGtcctttaattcttttattttttattaagtttgctctaaattttaatttttcttttcaattaagccccaaatttAGGTACTTCTTAATTTATTCTCATATTATGACATTTTATACTAATGAAGTGCTGGTCTAGCGGTTAAGTCATTGCTATATCCTTGCAAGGGTGAGAACACAAGTTCGATCCCAGGAAGCGCACTTATTGGGAGGGGCAGTCACGAACTCCGAACGGGACTAATCTCACCCTTTAAAAGGGTGCAAGGATACCcggataagaataaaaaaaataaaatattgtggcATTTTATCTTATCACAGTTGGAATTTAAATTACCGACATGGTTTTGGTTTATGGACTTCTGTAATTAAAACCATATTCCTCCCAACTTGAAAACCAATGACACTGGAAATATGTTCTCCTTTGACACTGgaaatatgtttttggttttcttatattaatttatctatgatttaataatttCGGGTGATGAGTAATCTAACCTATttcattaatcaaaataattaaaagattaaagcCTCCTTTACCGATCGAGAACTGCCCACTTTTGCTCATGTTTCATAAGTGCTCTCcaataattaactttttattattacctCCTGGTTACTAATCAGTATCTATTTTCCAAATACTCAATCTTCCTGGCTAGCACCGCCTCTCGAttcaatcaaaatcaattttgatggcGCATTTAATTAGGCTGCAAATCTTGGTGCTTTAGGCTTGGTGTTGAAGGTACCTTTCCAGGTGATGCAAATCACCCTGCTGTTTTAGGATCTCTTGCTTTGAGAACTGCAGTTTGTATGGCCTTAAGTTTACATTAAGAGACAACTTTCATTGCAGGAGATGCTAAATCTTTGATTGACACCATTCTCCCAATTAGCTCTTTCAATGATACTTCAGCTGATTTAATCCTCCAAGAAGATGTTGCTGCTGTTTCAGGAGGACCTGTGAAAAAAATGCAAGTTGGATTGTTGGTGTCTTAAGAAATGCAAGTTGAATGTTTATACAGTATCCatctaattagttttttgtgcccagtttattttagttttcaacTTGATTTTCTGCCCTTTGCCAATGACTTGTATTTTCTCTTGACTAACGACTTTAATGGCAGGagaatatcatcaaatattttttattactgttAATTAAAAGCTTGTATAGCACGTACGGGGTGGAAGCTTCGAAACTTTGCTCACATGTTGCGAGACATTGacatttctttaaaattatctttttttcccAGCTAATATATTCATTCCTTTGCTTTCGCTCTCGTTTAAAGAAAATTCTCTATAATTGATGACTTTATCACATTCGATGCATTCCTAATTATGTGTTTTTCAGACATAAAAGTGATTGTTCGTTCTATGCGAAGTCTTGTgaggattttatatatataattcactcCTTGAACTAATTTTATTCTAATATCCTCAtgataaaaattgaatcccAAATtactcaacttatttttcactgATTCAATCAAGCATTGATGGAAGACTCCAATGTTTGCTTGCGCGTTTGGGAGTCTTCGGTGTGCTATATCTTTCAGGGGCAACTTGAAAGTTAATGCTTCTGTCACATCCTTAACCGAACATTTCCTCAAATCAGTCCATACCTGTCTTTAGCTTTTATCATTTTCACTTCAGAATTTGCAAAATTTAGGAACATGAAACGCGAAAAGTCGAAGTGCGTTAAATAATACAGTTGTTCAGATTTCCCACGATTTGTCTTAAAACAAGACTTTCCCAGATTTGGAACGTTTTCAGGTAATTAGTTCGGCTACTTAACATACAGATTGAAGCCTTTTTAGGTCATTAGTTCAGAGTTCAATAAAATCATGTGCAGGTCGGCTGCCCATTTCTGCATGCATAAGCTTTAGGGAGGTTGGATAGtgagaaacttaaaaaaaggtGCGATACTTTAGTCAGTTGTTgattctttttccatttttgaCAGTGCACTAGATGTTACTTCACCTAGTAGAACACGTCCCTCCTTTAATGTCATTTTGCAAACctgttagtttaatatataaacCAGTTTTATAACCCGCTGTCCGTAggatttcaatttaatttcaaaaagaataaaagaatgtgtcaatatatatatatatatatatatatatatatatatatatatatatatatatatatattattgaatttttaaaagaaacaattttcTACCATAATATGTgatgatgtttgtttttttccttcgaCGGTGAAGGT is part of the Populus trichocarpa isolate Nisqually-1 chromosome 7, P.trichocarpa_v4.1, whole genome shotgun sequence genome and encodes:
- the LOC7457134 gene encoding uncharacterized protein LOC7457134, with protein sequence MRGKKTPLPRSGVDNMAKTTMSKQSKNSTRNISLKVPQPATKTKIIEPDVSCNTTGSSYMEVGNMAKTTGGRKSKNSTKNIPGKVLQLETKVKREPEISSYGTWSPFMDGIVGMPKSVAEIVNTDEMINAVLYGLRNSPPLPIFKRVCPADK